In Candidatus Dadabacteria bacterium, the sequence ACAGATTGTAAAGAGCGCACAGAATTATCGTCTTGAACATCACTATCTCGTCCCACGGCTTGCGCCCCGCGCTTGACTTGCGCTCCCTCTGCGGTTCCCTCCATACCGACCTGAGACGGGGACGGAACAGTTCCCAGGGAATTATTGCGTTGAGTTTGACCAAGGGGTCTTTCTTGTCATCCAGTCTCACGTACCTGCCCTCTTCTCCGAAATCCAGCTGTTCCACTTTCCTTCCTCCGGCATTGTTTTGTATCCACACCCACGGCCCCCCTGTAATTTGACGGGGGGGGGGGGTGAGCGGGTATTCTTTGTTCCTGCTTGAAGTTTAACTGGAATACGAGGGTATTTTTAGAAGTGCCTTAATGTTAGGTATTGGGGGCACTATAACGTATTTAGTTGGACGTATACTTAGATCTCCTCTTCATGATAAAGCTATAATAGCGGAACTTGAAAGGGTTAGAGTGCTTACTGAAGTATGGATACAAAACCAAGACCCCAATAC encodes:
- a CDS encoding IS5/IS1182 family transposase — encoded protein: MEQLDFGEEGRYVRLDDKKDPLVKLNAIIPWELFRPRLRSVWREPQRERKSSAGRKPWDEIVMFKTIILCALYNL